The window ATTCATCGGTCCCGATATAATTGCCTCCGAGATTGTTGAAACTCGTGCCGGTACCGGTGAATTTAACGCCATAGCCGCTATTAGCCGAAATCGTATTATGCCAGGCAGCGTTATGGTCGGCGCCATTTTCAAAAGAAAGACCGGCGAAAGACGATCCATTGGGGCAGTTGTACATAATAACATTGTCCGGGCCGATTGTGTTGTGGGCGGTCTCTATATAGATCCCGTGATCGCCATTAGGCATTGGATCGCCGGACTCCAGTACGCCGACAAAATTTCCAGCAATCGAGTCATTGTCAGATTGCTGCCATAGGCTAATCCCATGATGAACATTGCCATTAATAATATTATCCAGGATGTCATTGTCGTGGCTGGAGCCCTCGCAGCGAATCCCGTCAATTAGATTTCCTGCGGGGGAGACGTTGGAATCCATTCCGACATGGTTTTTGAAAATCAGGCAATTAAAGACATCATTGCCGCTGGTGTTGAAGAAGATGCCGTTTTCCTGATTATTATAAATGCGGTTTCCATTGATGGAATCATCTTCAACGGGCCCGGTTTCATCTGCAAGGAAATGGATGCCGTTGTTTCCATTGTTGTAGATGTAATTTCGTTCTCCATCGGCGTCTACACCTATAACATTGTATTTGGGTCCCGAATGGACAAAGATACCATCTGCAGAGTTGTTATAAATATCGCAGTTTCGGATAATGTTCCAATTGGTATCCTGTCCACCCATATCAATGCCAATATTATTGCTATTCAAGACAACCCTTTCGCATCCTTCAAAACCCGGCTGCCCGATTTCATTATTGTGATAGCCCGGATGTATAAAGATTCCCGCTTGATCAAAGAGCATGATTCGTAGACCGGTAATGACGCAGAAGTTTGCCGCGAGCTGGAGACCAGGACAGGCGGCCGTTCCTATTCCAAGCAGCGTTACTCGCGGCGGATCGCCGGGATCGCAAGCAACCGGGCCGCTCGAATTCTCTTCGCCCCGTATTTCAGTTTCATTGACCGTCATAGCGGGTAGTGGTGAGGTAAGGGTGATCCCTCCTTCAACATCGAAAACGATCTTGTGTGGTGTGCCGACGTGGCTGCTGGCCTGGATCAAGCACTCGCGCAGCGTTCCGGGGCCGGAATCGGCCAGATCGGTCACTGTGAAGATATCCGCCTGAGCCCCTGTCTGGAGTAAGACGGCCATTATCACAAGGACGACCAAGGTGCAGATTGAACGAAGTGACAACATGGTACACCTCCATGAAATAAATTTGGATACGGCAAATGGGTACAAACGCATGGGATGGGGCTCGAAAAGTCTGCGCTGCGAAGAGCCGGAATCCCCCCTCTGTGGGGTCTACGCTTCAAGGGGTGGAGTTCTCGTGGGGTTTAGTTCATTAAGGAATCAATCTCGGCCTGATACCGCGCCGCTTCCTCCGGCTTTTCCCATGCCGTGTAGTGCCGGACCATCCGGTCGAGCGCGTCGGCTTTTCGGGCGGCCGCAATGGTTGAATCGAGGATTGGTTGGCGGCTGCGGGTAAAAAGTGAATCAGCCTCTTCATGGCGCCGCTGCGCCGCCAGGCAGCTGGCCAAGATGTTATCGGCGAGATAGGGGATCCAGCTTTTTTCAGGGAGTTTCGCGCGTAAGGAGTCTGCAATGTCGCGCAACATCGACTCGCACCCATCTCCTTCACCACGATCGATGGCATAGACGGCATGTTCCATCCGCGTGAAGATCGTGTTGATCGCATCATTCCCGAGAAGTATTTCATTCAATCGAACGGCCTCAGCCAACGCAGCTTCGCCTTCTTGTAGTTTCCCCTCGGCCTTTAATACCAGCGATAGATTTCCCATGAGCGATGCAATATGCAGGTGCTCATCCCCAAAATGTTCGCGCCAAATAACTTCAGCCCTCTTGTACATATCCTCCGAATCCTGGTATTTCCCTGCTTTAAAGAGGAATAATGCCAGGTTGTTAAGGCTTGCCGCAATGGAGACGTGCCCCTCTTCTCCATACAATTGAATCCGCCGGTCCAAGGCCTGTCGAAATACCGATTCGGCTTCGTCTCTCTTGTTCTGGCCGGAGAGGATGCTGCCCAAAATGTTAAGGAGCGCTGGGTAAGACTCGTGTTCTTCCCCCATGTGTTCACGCCACAGATCGATCGCCTCCCGGGCCGTTGCCTCCGCCTCTTCATACTTCTCCTGAGAACTAAGGAAATAGGCCAGATTAATAAGGTTTGTCGCCAAAGATGGATGGTTATCACCATGGTGCTTTCTTTGGATTTCCAGCGCGGCCCGCATCCGCTTTTCCGCCTGGCTGGGATGTCCCTGGCCCCCCAGAAAGATCGCATAGCTTTCGAGGAGCGGCACCATATCAAGGTGCTCCTTGCCGAGCAGTTTTTCCTGCATGGCAAGGGCCTCAAGATATAATTGTTCCGCCTCCTCGTATTTCCCGCGCCCATCCAAGACGCTGGCTAGAAAGCACAGATGAGTCGCGATCGTCGGATGTTCCTCGCCATAATGAGCGCGCTCGATTTCAAGGACCTGCCGCGCCAGGACCTCAGCGCTGTCTTCCTTCGACTGCGCCATGCGCAGCCTGGCCAGCCTGAAAAGGCTCATGGCGACATCGGGATGTGTTTCGCCGAGTATCTCCCGCTGGACGGCATAAGCCCCTTCAAGATGGGGGGCCGCTTCTTCGATGAATCCCAGTGCGAAATAAGTATCCCCAATGGTGCTTTGAACCGCGGCTCTTACTTCCGGTTGATCAGCCAAGCCCTCATCGATCGTCTTGGCCGCCTCATCGAGGACCTCTCGAACCGTGACATCTTTGCCCATGCCGGAGGGATTGACCGAACCCAACATATCCCGAAGGAAGGTATTGATCTGATCGGCCTTCTGAGCTTCCGCTTCCGCCCGCGCCCGCAGGACCCGCTGTTGGCCGAACAGTACCGACATTGTGATCCCAAAAACGATGGAGAGAATGAAGAGGGTGGCAGCGAATGCGAAGGGTCCCCGGTGACGAGAAACCAGCTTCCGGAATTGATAAACCGCGCTGGGGGGCGAAGCGAGGATCGGTTGATTTGCAAGATGTCGCTCGATATCGTCGACGAGGGCCGAGACCGACTGATACCGATCCGCCGGATTTTTCTCCAGCGCTTTGAGGGTGATAGTTTCGAGGTCACCGCGTAGCAATTTGAATGAACCGCTTGGCTTTGCCGGATCCTCTTCACAGATGACGCGAATCGCCTCATGGATCATCGCCTTGTGAACGTCGTAGGGCCGCTGCCCGGTGAGCATTTCGTAAAGGATCACGCCGAGCGAATAGACATCGCTCCTCAGATCAATCGCATCAGGATTCCCGCGGGCCTGCTCGGGGCTCATATAGGCCAGCGTCCCGCGGATCTTTCCCACTTCGGAGACCATGGTTGTCAAGCTGACATCCGCATCGGTCAGGCGGGCGAGGCCGAAGTCGAGGATCTTCACCTGCGCGTCACGCCGCGAGGCGCCCGCGTCTTCACCATCCGGCGGAATGACAAATATATTCGAGGGCTTCAGATCGCGGTGGATGACGCTGCGCTGATGCGCATAGGCTATCGCACGGCAGATCTGCAGGAAGAGCGCGAGGCGTTCGCGGATCTGATGGCGGGTGGGCGAATCTCCCAGGGGCCGCGATTGCAAATAGGCGTCGAGCGGGACGCCGGTGATCAGCTCCATCGCGAAGTAATGTTGTCCGTTTTCGGTTTGCCCGGCGTCGTGAATCGCGGCGATGTTCGGGTGCTTCAGGAGCGCCAGGGCCTGCGCCTCGCGCTGGAAGAGTTTCACATGGTGTTCATCGACCACCGCGCCGCCGCGGATCACCTTGAGCGCCACCCGGCGCCGGGGATTCTGCTGTTCGGCCTCATAGACCACGCCCATACCGCCGGCGCCGATTCTGCGGATGATGCGATAGCCGGCGATGACGCCGTTGGCACCATCCGAAGGCGAAATGCCGGATGGCGTGCTGCCGGATGGTGGCTGCGCGGAGCCGATGAAGAGCGATTCGGACTCGGGGAACTCGGATAGCGACGGGTCCCGCTCGGGATGCTCTGGGTTCGAAGGATTAATTTTGGGATCGTCCTCGGGATTCTGCGGCGGCCTTTCTATCGGCATCTAAAAGTCTCCTCTCCGCAAAGGAATATAGACCATTCAATTTTCGGGCGCCAGGCGCGTTTTGCCCACGAGAACTCACCGTTGGGAGGCGTAGGAGGATAGAAGTCCAGGTGGATCCCGCATGGATCACTGAGGCAGGGGAAGCAGGTTATGAAAGGAGCATGGGACATGGCGACTTTGAAATTGAAACAGAAAGCAGAGGGCGCCCGCGTCGCGGCGGCGCTGATGGCGTTCGCCATCTTTTTTACCCTGACTCTGTGCGCGGTGTCCGCTGTCTTGGCGGAGCCGACTTTCACAAGCTACCAGGGGGTTTTAGAAAAGGACGGGGCGGCGTATACGGGGACCGCCCAGATGAAGTTCGCCATCGTTGATCTCACGACAGGCGCCAGCCTTTGGTCGAATGATGGATCGAGTGTCGATGGCGGCGAGCCGGCCGCGGCGGTCAGCGTTTCCGTGGGCGACGGTGTCTTCACGGTCTTTTTGGGGATGTCGCCCATGGTCCCGCTCGTGCCCGCCAATCTGGCCGGATCGGATGAACCGGTCCTGCGCGTTTGGGTCGACACGGGGGATGGTTACGAGATGCTTACCGACCAGCCGATCGGCGGCGCCCTGTACAGCATGGCGACGACGGCGGGTTCCTACTGGAGTCTCAGCGGGAACGCCGGAACCACGCCGGGAACGAACTATCTGGGCACCTCCGACGAGACCCAGCTCAGCATCAAGGTCGGCGGGCGCAATATCCTCAGGCTGAAGCCGACCGGAGAAGACGAGGGTGTCCCGAATCCGGGAAATATCATCGGCGGCCGCTTTAACAATAATGTGACGGATGGTGTGATCGGCGCGACGATCGGCGGCGGTGGGAATGTCGACCAACCGAACCGGGTCACCGACAACTTCGGGACGGTCGGGGGCGGGTATGACAATACCGCGGGGGATGGAAATACCACCTATAACGATGCACAGAGCGCCACCGTTGGCGGCGGCGAGCACAATACAGCCGGGCATTCGCATGCCACCATCGGTGGAGGATATGGAAATGAAGTGACAGGTGTTTTAGGCGCCATCGGCGGCGGCTTTGTCAATAAAGCCGCTCATAATTCCACGGTCGGCGGGGGGTACTCCAATGAAGCCGATGGTAGTTATGCGACCGTTGGCGGTGGGTTGGGCAACAGGGCCGGCGGAACTTCGAGCACTGTTCCTGGTGGATACTATTGTCATGCTTTAGGCGATGGCGCTTTTGCCGCGGGCAACAAGGCGCGGGCACTTGCCGAGGGTTCCTTTGTTTGGGCGGACAAGTCCAATTCGAATGATTTTGATTCCTGGGGCGACAACTCTGTTCGTTTTCGAGCCTCCGGCGGCATCTTCATCGCCGATTCCAACGACGACAATAGAATCCGTCTGCTCCCTGAAACGGGGACGATCCGCACAGAATCTCTCGTGATCACTGCTGGGTTGGATCTTGCGGAACCGTTTGAGATGAGCGACGCAAAACTTCTACCTGAGGGCTCTGTGGTAGTCATCGACGAAAAGCATCCGGGTCAGTTGAAGCTGAGTGACCGGGCCTATGATCGCCGGGTCGCGGGAATCATCAGCGGCGCGGGCGGGATCAATCCCGGCCTGATGTTGGAACAGAAAGGCAAGGTCAATGGCGGCCAGCATGTCGCTCTAACCGGCAGGGCTTATGTGAAAGCGGATGCATCGCGTGGATCGATAAGACCCGGCGATCTCTTGACGACATCCGATATGCCCGGCCATGCGATGAAGGCGGCGGATACGGGAAAACGCACCGGCGCGGTCATCGGCAAAGCCATGAGTTCCCTCGATAGTGGAACCGGTCTGGTTTTGGTTCTTATCAGCCTGCAATAGCCGGATCTCTAATTGGAGGGAATCATGAAACGTAAAATTGGAAGGATAAGTTACAGGCTTGTCATTCCGACACTCTTGCTGGCATTGATACTTTGCCATCCCACCTCGGCATCGACATTGATCACACGCCATGTTTTCGGATTAGGCGGCGGCGCGGCGGTTTCTGCCAACTATGGCCTGATTGCAACGCTCAGCCAGGATGTCGCCGGCGAGGCGAGGCATCATGAGTTCTTTATTGGAAGTGGATTTTGGCATGGCGGCACACCAACGACTGATGTGGGCGATCCGGATATCCCTTTGCCAATTTGCTTTGCCCTATCACGAATCATGCCCAATCCCTTCACGCCATCGGCAACGATTCGTTACGATGTGCCGGCGCTGGGTGGATCCGTCAAAATCGATATCTTTAATGTGACCGGCAGGCGGATCAAGACACTTGTCGATGCTCAAAAAACACCAGGACAGCACAGCATTGTCTGGGATGGCAGGAACGATTGGGGCAAACCGGTCGGCGCAGGAGTCTATTTCGTTGCAATGAATGCGCCGGGTTACAGGAAAAGTCAGAGGCTTATCTGTATCCGATAGGTTTCGCTGCTCAAGACCGGGGAGGGTAGAACAATGACAACCAGACGGATAAATGAGGGATACAGAGTCATGATGGGAGGGATGCTTTTGGCCTGCTTCATGATAAGTCTCTGTATGGTGACCGTTCCGACCTTGGGCCAGGCTGTGACCATGCGTCCCAAGGATCCGGATCTTACAATCCATACTGCACTTTATGATGCGATCGAGATGGAAGCATCCGGTGACTTTTCAAGGTCGGAATTGAAAAATGTTATGCGCCGTAGATCTGTCTACCTTGATGATCTCGGACGGGTTCATGTAGAGATTATCGGACCGGAGGGCGGGCCAGCCATTACGGCCTCCGCTTTGACACCCTATGGCGCCGAACTTGAGAATGCCTGGCGCAATCGCGCCGACGCCTGGATTCCGCTCCCTCAGGTTGTCAATCTGGCGCGCCGTCTTGCACCAAACTATAGGTTGCAAAAGGCGATGTACGGTACGCCAACTTCGGTGATGGGGGAGGGGCCGGCGGAAACAAATTCCCAGTCATACCGTGACGGGGGTGCGGATGGCGCCGGTCTTACAATCGCCATCTTCGATGGTGGGTTTGACAACCTCACCGAAGCGATGAATAACGGTGACGCACCGCCTCCAGGCCAGGCGACCCGGATTAACCTCACCTCAACCGATTTTGAAGAGCCGGATGATGGGACGCACGGTACTGGTTGTGTTGAAGCAGCTTATGATCACTGCCCTGGTGCGACTTGGAGAATATATAAATACCATACCCTGGTGGACCTTGGGAATGCGGTAGACGACGCCATTGGCTATGGAGTCGATATAATTTCTCACTCAATCGCTTGGTACAATACAGGATGGGAAGATGATAGTGGGGATGCCTGCAATGAGGCAAGAAATGCGGCGGAAGCCGGAATATTCTTTTTCACCGCCGCTGGTAACTCTGCAACTGAGCATTGGCAAGGATTCTATAATGCCGGGCCTGATGCTCCCAATGTGCACGATTGGATCGATGGCGACGAAATGCTCAGCGTGACGGTTCCCGACGGTCAGACCGTCTCCTTTTTCTTGTCATGGGACCATACAAACGGGCAGGTCTATGACTACGATTTGTCACTATGGGGAAATGGCGGTTCCATGTTGCTGGACTACTCGAACTTTGGTGGGAATACCTTTGAGGAGGTGAGTTACGACAATTCCACGGGTTCGGATAGGGTTGTCGAATTGCGAATCGAACGGGAAAGCGGCGGATCGACGGAAATGGAAATCTTCATGAAAGGTTCTGCAACTTGGAATGAGCATATTATTGCAGCAGGATCAACCATATCGCCCACTAATTGCACTCACCCCAACGTCATTGTGGTCGGTGCTGTCCATCATGGATTATACGACTATCCAAACGGATTTAACACTATAATGAGTTATAGTAGTCAAGGCCCCAGCAACTCCGGTATGACATTGCCCGATATTTGCGGCCCGACACATACAATTGGTTTTACCTATGACGACCCCATTCAGGGATTCGGTGGCACAAGCTGCGCGACGCCGAATTGCGCGGGGGCCATGTGCGCTTTCTGGTCGGCTGACACGCAACTACTTCAGCGTGGCGTTTGGTGGCTCACGCTAAGACAAGCGGACCTCTGGCGGGATTGGGGGGTTGACGGAGAAGACAATGTTTATGGGTGGGGAGGTCTCTTTCTAACGGACTATGTGGAACACACGATTTGGGTTGCGCGGTCCTATGAAAACTATGCCGATGATCGTGGTTATCCATTTTATACGGTTCAGGCGGCACATGACGCGCAAGTGCCGGGCGGCCGGCTGTTGTTCTTCCCTGGGGGTACATATCCTGAACCGGCGACGCTGTCCACCAACATGAGATTGGAAACGATCGAGCATGACGCGACGCTGGGTCAGTAGCTATCCAGCCCTGTTTATAGCCTCCGCCAGCTGAATTCCCAGCCTGCATCCATCCCTTTGACCCCGGGGCAAAAACTCCTATACTCTGGATTCCGTACTGATCCGGGGTACCATTTTCTTTCCCCTATGACACGATTCAAAGAATCAATGGAGCCAGATATGTTCACTGAGCACAAAACCCGCACCGAACACGACCTGCTCGGTTCGAAAGAAATCCCATCCGCCGCCTACTATGGCATCCAAACCGCGCGGGCGATGGAGAATTTTCTCATCTCGGGTGTGCCGATCAGCCATTACTCCGACCTGATCCGCGCACTGGCCTTGGTCAAGCTGGCGGCGGCGCGCGCCAATCATGATTGCGGGCAGCTCCCAGACGAGATCTTCAAGGGAATCGAGGGCGCTTGTCAGGAAATCATCGAAGGAAAACTGCACGATGAATTTCTGGTCGACATGTTCCAGGGCGGGGCGGGGACCTCGACGAATATGAACGCCAATGAGGTCATCGCGAATCGGTCCCTGGAGCTGATGGGGCACGCCATGGGCGAGTATCGATTCTGCGATCCGCATGACCATGTGAACCTCTCGCAGTCGACCAACGATGTCTATCCGACAGCCCTTCATATCGCGATGGTCTTTATCAATGATCATCTTATATTGGAAATGGAACGGCTCGTCGCATCACTTCGCGCCAAGGGGCGGGAGTTCAGCCACATCATCAAGATGGGTAGAACGCAGCTTCAGGACGCGGTGCCGATGACGCTCGGGCAGGAGTTCGAAGCCTGGGCCGCGAGTCTCGACAACGAGGTGGACGCCCTAAAACAGGCGGAGGGCTGGCTTCTGGAAGTCAACATGGGAGGCACCGCGATCGGCACCGGGTTGAATGCCCCCAAAGGTTACGCAGCGAAATGTATAAAGCACCTGGCGGCGATCGCCGGCAAGACGTTCTATTTGGCAAAGGATCTTGTTGAAGCGACACAGGACACGCAGGCCTTCGTCCTTTATTCGGGCACACTGAAGAGCCTGGCGATCAAGCTCTCCAAAATCTGCAGCGACATCCGGCTTCTCTCTTCCGGACCGCGGGCGGGACTGAATGAGATCAATCTCCCGCGGAAACAGCCGGGCTCAACGATCATGCCGGGAAAGGTCAATCCGGTAATTCCGGAGGTGGTGAACCAGGTCTGTTATCGCGTTATCGGCAGCGATCTCACCGTGACGCTGGCGGCCGCGGCGGGCCAGCTCCAGCTCAACGTCATGGAACCGGTCATCGCGGAGTGTATTCTCAGCTCGCAGACAATGTTCATGAACTCCGCCCGCACCCTTCGTGAGCACTGCATCGACGGGATCACGGCCAACGAAGATATCTGCCGGGGGATGGTGGAGCGCAGCATCGGCCTTGTGACGGCGCTGAATCCTCTCCTCGGGTATGAGACCTCTACAAAACTGGCCAAGGAGGCCCTTGAGACCGGACGCGGAATTGTAGAACTCGTCAGAGAGAAGGGGCTTCTCACCGGGCAGCAGATCGAGGAAATTCTCGATCCGGCGAAGATGACGGGCGGGGGCGAATCGAACGCTTTATGACCTTGATTTCATGACAAAACCCTCCTTTTGTGCTATTATAATTGCGATTGCAGGAACCGTTGTTGTATCTGTTTTCGTACTAGTAGATAGCTCGTTGAGTCTAGTCCACCGTGAACATTGGATGCCAATGGGAGGGGTAGGTCATGAGACGGCTATCGGTAATGTATGTGTTTATCGGCCTTTACAGCGCCTGCACCCCCGGTTCGACCCGCGCCGACAGCATCGACTACGGAGAATATCTACATCGACTGGGCGCCGTGGATACGCCGGAGATCGCCAATGGTGTGGCGGCATCCGGTACCTATGCCTATGTGGCGGACGGCGCTTCCGGATTGCAGGTCGTCGATTTTACGGATCCGCTTCATCCGCAGATCGTGGGGTATACCGACACGCCGGGGGAGGCCTGGGGCGTTGTGATATCCGGCGCTTATGCTTATGTCGCGGATCTTTATATGGGTCTCCAAGTTGTTGAGATAACGGATCCCCTCAATCCCCAAATTGTGGGTTCCGCGGATACGCCCGGCGACTCCTACGGCGTGGCCGTCTCAGGGACCCATGCCTACGTCACCGACTGGAACTGCGGCCTGCAAGTGATCGACATCACGGATCCGGAAGATCCCCAAATCGTTGGATGCGTAAGCACACCGGCCGACGCGAATGACGTCGCCATTTTGGGTTCCCATGCTTACATCGCAGACTTTGGCTCCGGTCTACAGGTTGTTGACATTACCGATCCGGAGCATCCCCTGATCGTGGGTTGCGAGGACGCGCCGCTTGATGCCTATGGCGTGGCCATCTCAGGCGCCTATGCCTACATCGCGGATGTCTATTCGGGTCTCTATGTCATTGAGATCACCGATCCCGAGAATCCACAATGTGTGGCTCATCTCAGCATGCCGAGCTGGGTTTTTGGCGTGGCGGTCTCAGGCGACTATTTATACATTGCGGATCAATCTGCCGGACTGCAGGTCGTCAGTGTGGCGGATCCGGAGAATCCTCAAATTGTGGGTGGGGTGGATACGCCGGGGGATTCCTATGGTGTTTGCGTGTCCGGCAACCATGCTTTCATCGCAGACGGCGCCTTTGGTCTGCATGTGATCGACAGCACAAATCCCGAGAGCCCGCAGCCGATCGGCGCTGTTGATCTATCGGGCGATGGCTTGGATGTCGCGATTTCAGGAGAGTATGCCGCTATCGTGACCGGCTATGCCGGCTTCCAGGTGATCGATATCTCAAGCCCGCAGACGCCTCAAGTCATAGGCGCCGCGCCGATGCCGGGCGATGCCTATGGTGTGGCGGTTTCAGGTCCTTACGCCTATGTAGCGGAATGGGGGGAGGGTCTTCAGGTCATTGACATGAGCATTCCTGAAACGCCGCAGATTATCGGCAGCGAGAACATGCCGGATTTGGCCTATGCTGTCGCGCTTTCGGGCGCGTATGCGTTCGTCGCGGACCACTATGCGGGGCTGCAGATCATCGATATTGCCAATCCCCTGGATCCTCAATCGGTCGGCGGCGCCGACACACCGGGGGAGGCTTATGACGTGGTGGTTTGCGGTTCCATCGCTTACGTGGCGGATGGCAGCTGCGGTCTTCAAGTGATCGAGATAACGGACCCCTTGCATCCGCAGATAATCGGCGGCGCCGATACGCCGGGGGAGGCCCGCGGTGTGGCCCTCTACGGCGATTATGTTTGTATCGCCGACCGTGATTCGGGTCTCATCGTCATACAGGTTGCCGATCCGCAGAATCCCCAGATCGTGGGCGGCGTAAAAACCCCCGGTGACGCCAACGGTGTGGTGATCTCAGGCACCCATGCCTATGTCGCGGAATGGGGTTCCGGATTGTATGTGATCGACATCAGCGATCCCCAAAACCCCCGCATCACAGGCAGCGCCGGCTCGCCGGCCTACGGCTTCAGCGCGGCGGTTTCAGGCGAGAATGTCTACCTCGGAATCTACGGCGGATTTCAGATCCTGCCGGCGCAGGTCGAGCCTTCGGCGGTTGATGATTTTGAAGGGCTGGGTGGGCTTGATGGGCTTATGAACAAAATGCCCCTGCATTTCATCCCGAATCCGAGTTCCCAATCGACAGTGATTCGATTCAGCACGCACGGCCGCGGCAATGTACAGGTCGGTGTCTATGACGCCGCCGGCCGCAGAGTACGGGACCTGTATCGCGGCGCGCTCGGTGCGGGCTTCCACAATCTTACGTGGGACGGACACGATGACAGCGGGGGAGAAACGGCGGCGGGCGTCTACTTCGTGCGGGTTACGACGGCGGAAAGAAGTGTGACGGGTCGGCATACGAGAATAAGGTAGTAATTGCGGGAAGGGCAATGCGCATGGGGGTTACAGGAGAATGCGAAACGCATCAGCCCTTCCCAACATATTGAGGAAGATCAATCGTCGTAGATGAAAACCTTCCACTTGCCTAAACGGCAGGCGAAGG of the Candidatus Eisenbacteria bacterium genome contains:
- a CDS encoding serine/threonine-protein kinase, yielding MPIERPPQNPEDDPKINPSNPEHPERDPSLSEFPESESLFIGSAQPPSGSTPSGISPSDGANGVIAGYRIIRRIGAGGMGVVYEAEQQNPRRRVALKVIRGGAVVDEHHVKLFQREAQALALLKHPNIAAIHDAGQTENGQHYFAMELITGVPLDAYLQSRPLGDSPTRHQIRERLALFLQICRAIAYAHQRSVIHRDLKPSNIFVIPPDGEDAGASRRDAQVKILDFGLARLTDADVSLTTMVSEVGKIRGTLAYMSPEQARGNPDAIDLRSDVYSLGVILYEMLTGQRPYDVHKAMIHEAIRVICEEDPAKPSGSFKLLRGDLETITLKALEKNPADRYQSVSALVDDIERHLANQPILASPPSAVYQFRKLVSRHRGPFAFAATLFILSIVFGITMSVLFGQQRVLRARAEAEAQKADQINTFLRDMLGSVNPSGMGKDVTVREVLDEAAKTIDEGLADQPEVRAAVQSTIGDTYFALGFIEEAAPHLEGAYAVQREILGETHPDVAMSLFRLARLRMAQSKEDSAEVLARQVLEIERAHYGEEHPTIATHLCFLASVLDGRGKYEEAEQLYLEALAMQEKLLGKEHLDMVPLLESYAIFLGGQGHPSQAEKRMRAALEIQRKHHGDNHPSLATNLINLAYFLSSQEKYEEAEATAREAIDLWREHMGEEHESYPALLNILGSILSGQNKRDEAESVFRQALDRRIQLYGEEGHVSIAASLNNLALFLFKAGKYQDSEDMYKRAEVIWREHFGDEHLHIASLMGNLSLVLKAEGKLQEGEAALAEAVRLNEILLGNDAINTIFTRMEHAVYAIDRGEGDGCESMLRDIADSLRAKLPEKSWIPYLADNILASCLAAQRRHEEADSLFTRSRQPILDSTIAAARKADALDRMVRHYTAWEKPEEAARYQAEIDSLMN
- a CDS encoding aspartate ammonia-lyase, translated to MFTEHKTRTEHDLLGSKEIPSAAYYGIQTARAMENFLISGVPISHYSDLIRALALVKLAAARANHDCGQLPDEIFKGIEGACQEIIEGKLHDEFLVDMFQGGAGTSTNMNANEVIANRSLELMGHAMGEYRFCDPHDHVNLSQSTNDVYPTALHIAMVFINDHLILEMERLVASLRAKGREFSHIIKMGRTQLQDAVPMTLGQEFEAWAASLDNEVDALKQAEGWLLEVNMGGTAIGTGLNAPKGYAAKCIKHLAAIAGKTFYLAKDLVEATQDTQAFVLYSGTLKSLAIKLSKICSDIRLLSSGPRAGLNEINLPRKQPGSTIMPGKVNPVIPEVVNQVCYRVIGSDLTVTLAAAAGQLQLNVMEPVIAECILSSQTMFMNSARTLREHCIDGITANEDICRGMVERSIGLVTALNPLLGYETSTKLAKEALETGRGIVELVREKGLLTGQQIEEILDPAKMTGGGESNAL
- a CDS encoding T9SS type A sorting domain-containing protein, with the translated sequence MKRKIGRISYRLVIPTLLLALILCHPTSASTLITRHVFGLGGGAAVSANYGLIATLSQDVAGEARHHEFFIGSGFWHGGTPTTDVGDPDIPLPICFALSRIMPNPFTPSATIRYDVPALGGSVKIDIFNVTGRRIKTLVDAQKTPGQHSIVWDGRNDWGKPVGAGVYFVAMNAPGYRKSQRLICIR
- a CDS encoding S8 family serine peptidase — translated: MTTRRINEGYRVMMGGMLLACFMISLCMVTVPTLGQAVTMRPKDPDLTIHTALYDAIEMEASGDFSRSELKNVMRRRSVYLDDLGRVHVEIIGPEGGPAITASALTPYGAELENAWRNRADAWIPLPQVVNLARRLAPNYRLQKAMYGTPTSVMGEGPAETNSQSYRDGGADGAGLTIAIFDGGFDNLTEAMNNGDAPPPGQATRINLTSTDFEEPDDGTHGTGCVEAAYDHCPGATWRIYKYHTLVDLGNAVDDAIGYGVDIISHSIAWYNTGWEDDSGDACNEARNAAEAGIFFFTAAGNSATEHWQGFYNAGPDAPNVHDWIDGDEMLSVTVPDGQTVSFFLSWDHTNGQVYDYDLSLWGNGGSMLLDYSNFGGNTFEEVSYDNSTGSDRVVELRIERESGGSTEMEIFMKGSATWNEHIIAAGSTISPTNCTHPNVIVVGAVHHGLYDYPNGFNTIMSYSSQGPSNSGMTLPDICGPTHTIGFTYDDPIQGFGGTSCATPNCAGAMCAFWSADTQLLQRGVWWLTLRQADLWRDWGVDGEDNVYGWGGLFLTDYVEHTIWVARSYENYADDRGYPFYTVQAAHDAQVPGGRLLFFPGGTYPEPATLSTNMRLETIEHDATLGQ
- a CDS encoding T9SS type A sorting domain-containing protein is translated as MRRLSVMYVFIGLYSACTPGSTRADSIDYGEYLHRLGAVDTPEIANGVAASGTYAYVADGASGLQVVDFTDPLHPQIVGYTDTPGEAWGVVISGAYAYVADLYMGLQVVEITDPLNPQIVGSADTPGDSYGVAVSGTHAYVTDWNCGLQVIDITDPEDPQIVGCVSTPADANDVAILGSHAYIADFGSGLQVVDITDPEHPLIVGCEDAPLDAYGVAISGAYAYIADVYSGLYVIEITDPENPQCVAHLSMPSWVFGVAVSGDYLYIADQSAGLQVVSVADPENPQIVGGVDTPGDSYGVCVSGNHAFIADGAFGLHVIDSTNPESPQPIGAVDLSGDGLDVAISGEYAAIVTGYAGFQVIDISSPQTPQVIGAAPMPGDAYGVAVSGPYAYVAEWGEGLQVIDMSIPETPQIIGSENMPDLAYAVALSGAYAFVADHYAGLQIIDIANPLDPQSVGGADTPGEAYDVVVCGSIAYVADGSCGLQVIEITDPLHPQIIGGADTPGEARGVALYGDYVCIADRDSGLIVIQVADPQNPQIVGGVKTPGDANGVVISGTHAYVAEWGSGLYVIDISDPQNPRITGSAGSPAYGFSAAVSGENVYLGIYGGFQILPAQVEPSAVDDFEGLGGLDGLMNKMPLHFIPNPSSQSTVIRFSTHGRGNVQVGVYDAAGRRVRDLYRGALGAGFHNLTWDGHDDSGGETAAGVYFVRVTTAERSVTGRHTRIR